Proteins from a genomic interval of Desulfurobacterium sp. TC5-1:
- the rplW gene encoding 50S ribosomal protein L23 — protein sequence MKTPYDIIVRPIVTEKSVRLANMEVKSSKTKETRKITKITFEVAMDATKPEIKEAVEKIFNVKVDKVNTMVVKGKRKGIRLLKGKKRDWKKAVVTLKPGYEIDLENL from the coding sequence ATGAAGACTCCTTATGATATAATCGTCCGTCCGATTGTAACGGAAAAGAGCGTTCGCCTTGCGAACATGGAAGTTAAGAGTTCAAAGACAAAAGAGACCAGGAAGATTACGAAGATTACTTTTGAAGTGGCAATGGATGCTACAAAGCCGGAGATAAAAGAGGCTGTAGAAAAGATCTTTAATGTTAAGGTTGATAAAGTTAACACCATGGTTGTTAAAGGTAAAAGAAAGGGAATCAGGCTTTTAAAAGGAAAGAAAAGAGACTGGAAGAAGGCTGTAGTAACACTCAAGCCGGGATACGAAATTGACCTTGAGAACTTGTAA
- the rplX gene encoding 50S ribosomal protein L24: protein MAKKKFKIKAGDKVVVIAGKDKGKVGKVLKVLPEEERVIVEGVRIVKKHLKPSQKYPEGGIIEREAPIHISNVMLADPKDGKPTRVGIRFENGKKIRYAKRSGAVIDEISKPAGR from the coding sequence ATGGCTAAGAAGAAGTTCAAAATAAAGGCCGGTGACAAGGTTGTTGTTATTGCCGGCAAGGATAAAGGAAAGGTAGGAAAGGTTCTCAAAGTGCTTCCAGAGGAAGAGAGGGTTATCGTTGAAGGTGTAAGAATCGTCAAAAAGCACCTTAAACCAAGCCAGAAGTATCCTGAAGGTGGCATTATAGAAAGAGAAGCACCTATTCACATAAGTAACGTTATGCTTGCTGATCCTAAAGATGGAAAGCCAACAAGGGTTGGTATCAGGTTTGAAAACGGTAAGAAAATCAGGTATGCTAAGCGTTCAGGCGCCGTTATTGATGAAATCAGCAAACCGGCGGGTCGGTAA
- the rpsS gene encoding 30S ribosomal protein S19 yields MGRSLKKGPYVNPKILKKVRAMNETGEKRVIKVWDRACVIVPEFVGHTFAVYNGQKFIPVYVTEQMIGHRLGEFSLTRTFRGHAGQKVAKKK; encoded by the coding sequence ATGGGACGTTCACTGAAGAAGGGTCCCTATGTGAACCCTAAGATTTTGAAGAAAGTCAGAGCCATGAACGAAACTGGTGAAAAGAGAGTCATAAAGGTATGGGATAGAGCCTGTGTTATCGTACCTGAATTTGTTGGACACACATTTGCAGTTTACAATGGACAGAAGTTTATTCCAGTTTATGTTACTGAACAAATGATAGGTCACAGGCTTGGTGAGTTTTCCCTTACCAGAACATTCAGAGGTCACGCCGGACAGAAAGTTGCCAAGAAGAAGTAA
- the rpmC gene encoding 50S ribosomal protein L29, producing the protein MKKLTEDLRAKSTEELKNMVVELKESLLKMRFKNAFGQLESTADIRKTKRQIARILTILRERGVKL; encoded by the coding sequence ATGAAAAAGTTGACAGAAGATTTGAGGGCTAAAAGCACTGAAGAGCTCAAAAACATGGTTGTCGAGCTCAAGGAGAGCCTTTTGAAAATGAGATTTAAAAATGCCTTTGGTCAGCTTGAAAGTACGGCTGACATTAGAAAAACAAAGAGGCAGATTGCTCGCATTCTGACTATTCTCAGAGAGCGTGGAGTGAAGCTCTAA
- the rplB gene encoding 50S ribosomal protein L2, whose product MGIKKFKPYTPSRRFMTVSDFSEITKKEPEKSLTVGFVRGTGRNNQGRITTRHKGGGHKRRYRIIDFKRDKIGIPAKVASIEYDPNRSARIALLVYADGEKRYIIWPDGLKVGDTVVAGPDAEIKVGNALPLRNIPVGTIVHNVELKPKKGGQLARSAGSFAQLMGKVGDYAQLRLPSGELRLVHLDCMATIGQVGNIDHENIVIGKAGRSRWLGIRPTVRGTAMNPVDHPHGGGEGRTFGKHPVTPWGQPTKGYKTRPKRKYSDRFIIKRRTK is encoded by the coding sequence ATGGGAATAAAGAAGTTTAAACCATACACCCCGAGCAGACGTTTTATGACTGTTTCCGACTTCTCAGAGATTACAAAGAAAGAGCCTGAGAAGTCACTTACTGTTGGTTTTGTAAGGGGAACAGGTAGAAATAACCAGGGAAGAATTACCACGAGACACAAAGGTGGTGGACATAAAAGAAGATACAGGATTATTGATTTCAAGAGGGACAAAATAGGTATTCCTGCAAAGGTTGCTTCTATTGAGTATGATCCAAACAGGTCTGCCAGGATTGCTCTTCTTGTTTATGCTGACGGTGAAAAAAGGTACATAATATGGCCTGATGGTCTCAAAGTTGGTGATACTGTTGTTGCCGGTCCAGATGCTGAGATAAAGGTAGGAAATGCCCTTCCACTCAGAAATATACCTGTAGGTACGATTGTTCACAATGTTGAGCTTAAGCCAAAGAAAGGTGGACAGCTTGCAAGATCCGCAGGTTCTTTTGCCCAGCTTATGGGTAAAGTTGGTGACTACGCTCAGCTTAGACTTCCTTCAGGTGAACTTAGACTTGTTCACCTTGATTGTATGGCAACGATCGGTCAGGTCGGAAACATCGATCACGAGAACATTGTTATCGGTAAAGCTGGAAGGTCAAGATGGCTTGGAATTAGACCAACGGTTCGCGGTACTGCAATGAACCCTGTTGATCACCCTCACGGTGGTGGTGAAGGCAGGACATTCGGCAAGCATCCTGTCACACCCTGGGGTCAGCCTACTAAAGGATATAAGACAAGACCTAAACGTAAGTACTCAGACAGATTTATCATTAAACGCAGGACTAAGTAA
- the rplN gene encoding 50S ribosomal protein L14, giving the protein MIQVQTYLNVADNTGAKKVQCIRVLGGSTRRYASLGDVIVVAVKDSIPNATAKKGEVYRAVVVRTKKEVRRPDGTYIKFDDNAVVILNKQGEPLGTRILGPVAREARQKGFTKIASLAPEVI; this is encoded by the coding sequence ATGATTCAGGTTCAAACATATTTAAACGTTGCAGATAATACAGGGGCGAAAAAAGTTCAGTGTATAAGGGTGCTTGGCGGTTCAACCAGAAGGTATGCGTCCCTCGGGGATGTTATCGTTGTTGCCGTTAAAGACTCTATCCCAAACGCAACTGCCAAGAAAGGAGAAGTTTACAGGGCGGTTGTTGTTAGAACAAAGAAAGAGGTAAGACGCCCTGACGGGACATACATAAAGTTTGACGACAATGCAGTCGTTATACTCAACAAGCAGGGTGAACCCCTTGGTACCCGTATTTTAGGTCCTGTTGCAAGGGAAGCGAGACAGAAAGGATTTACTAAAATTGCTTCACTTGCGCCGGAAGTTATTTAA
- the rpsQ gene encoding 30S ribosomal protein S17 encodes MAETRVNRRKVRVGVVVSDKMDKTVVVRVTREFRHPVYGKRVKFSKKYMAHDETNQCQVGDVVKIMETRPLSRHKRWRVIEIIEKAKKLGE; translated from the coding sequence ATGGCTGAAACGAGAGTTAATAGAAGAAAAGTAAGGGTAGGTGTCGTTGTAAGCGACAAGATGGATAAGACGGTAGTTGTTCGTGTTACAAGGGAATTCAGACACCCTGTTTACGGTAAAAGGGTTAAGTTTTCCAAAAAGTACATGGCACACGATGAGACAAATCAGTGTCAGGTTGGTGACGTTGTGAAAATTATGGAAACAAGACCCCTCTCAAGACATAAGAGATGGAGAGTTATTGAGATTATTGAAAAAGCCAAGAAACTTGGTGAGTAA
- the rplE gene encoding 50S ribosomal protein L5: MAEKYVPRLKEMYKKEIIPALQKKFNYKNVMEIPKIEKIVVNMGVGEAVQNIKALENAMRDLELITGQKPSVRRAKRSEAGFKLRQGMPIGAKVTLRGDRMYDFLDRLISIALPRVRDFKGLSPRSFDGRGNYNFGLTEQVVFPEIDYDKVDAIRGMNITIVTTAKTDEEAKALLEAFGFPFRK, from the coding sequence ATGGCTGAGAAGTACGTTCCAAGACTTAAAGAGATGTATAAGAAGGAGATTATACCTGCACTTCAGAAGAAGTTTAACTACAAGAACGTTATGGAGATTCCAAAAATAGAAAAGATTGTAGTTAACATGGGTGTTGGTGAAGCCGTTCAAAACATTAAAGCTCTTGAAAATGCCATGAGAGATCTTGAACTCATTACAGGTCAAAAGCCTTCCGTGAGGAGGGCGAAAAGGTCAGAAGCTGGATTTAAGCTTCGTCAGGGAATGCCTATTGGTGCTAAAGTTACGCTTAGAGGCGACAGAATGTACGATTTCCTTGATAGGCTTATCTCAATTGCCCTTCCAAGGGTTAGAGACTTTAAAGGCCTTTCGCCAAGATCTTTTGATGGAAGAGGAAACTATAATTTTGGTTTGACTGAACAGGTTGTTTTCCCTGAAATAGACTACGACAAGGTGGATGCTATCAGGGGAATGAATATAACTATCGTCACGACTGCAAAAACGGATGAGGAAGCCAAAGCTCTGCTTGAAGCTTTTGGATTCCCATTCAGGAAATAA
- the rpsC gene encoding 30S ribosomal protein S3, which yields MGQKVHPVGFRLGITKDWESRWVAKEKSKYVNFLHEDLKIRKLIKQKYYHAGIARIDIERTLDKINIRIWAARPGLLIARKGTQVRELRRILEGLTGKSVHIDIEEVKHPQLNAQLVAENVAAQLERRVAFRRAMKRVIADAMRAGAKGIKVQCAGRLGGADMARTEWYREGRVPLQTIRADIDYGTAVAQTKYGVIGVKVWIYKGDVYKDETEEILKRLEKEVKEEMARGE from the coding sequence TTGGGACAGAAAGTACATCCAGTAGGATTTAGACTTGGAATTACAAAAGATTGGGAATCCAGATGGGTTGCCAAAGAGAAAAGCAAGTATGTTAACTTCCTTCATGAAGACCTTAAGATTAGGAAGCTTATTAAGCAGAAGTACTATCACGCGGGGATTGCCCGTATAGATATTGAGAGGACACTCGACAAGATCAATATCAGAATATGGGCTGCAAGACCCGGCCTTCTCATAGCCAGAAAGGGTACTCAGGTAAGAGAACTTAGAAGAATCCTTGAAGGACTTACAGGGAAAAGTGTCCATATTGATATTGAAGAGGTGAAACATCCACAGCTTAACGCTCAGCTTGTTGCTGAGAATGTAGCTGCTCAGCTAGAGCGCCGTGTGGCGTTCAGGCGTGCGATGAAGCGGGTTATTGCTGATGCTATGAGAGCAGGTGCCAAAGGTATCAAAGTGCAGTGTGCCGGAAGACTTGGTGGTGCCGATATGGCAAGGACAGAATGGTACCGTGAAGGAAGGGTTCCTTTACAAACCATTCGTGCAGATATAGATTATGGCACAGCAGTTGCCCAGACAAAGTACGGTGTTATCGGTGTTAAGGTGTGGATCTACAAGGGTGACGTTTACAAGGATGAAACAGAAGAGATTCTCAAGAGACTCGAAAAAGAAGTAAAAGAAGAAATGGCAAGGGGTGAGTAA
- the rplP gene encoding 50S ribosomal protein L16 — MLMPKRTKFRKQQRGRLKGKSYRGNTLSFGDYGIQALEPGYITTNQIEAARVAMTRTMKRGGKVWIRIFPDKPYTKKPLETRMGKGKGNVETWVAPVKPGRIMFEVAGVAEDVAMEALRLAIFKLPIKCRIVKREEI; from the coding sequence ATGTTGATGCCTAAAAGAACGAAATTTAGGAAGCAGCAGAGAGGAAGACTCAAAGGTAAATCATATAGAGGCAACACTCTTTCATTTGGTGATTACGGTATTCAGGCCCTTGAGCCCGGTTATATCACGACTAACCAGATAGAGGCTGCAAGGGTTGCAATGACAAGAACTATGAAAAGAGGCGGTAAAGTCTGGATAAGAATCTTTCCAGACAAGCCTTACACTAAAAAGCCTCTCGAAACTCGTATGGGTAAAGGAAAGGGTAACGTTGAAACGTGGGTAGCACCTGTTAAGCCTGGAAGGATAATGTTTGAAGTTGCGGGTGTTGCTGAAGACGTTGCTATGGAAGCTTTAAGGCTTGCTATTTTTAAACTTCCCATTAAGTGTAGAATCGTTAAAAGGGAAGAAATATAA
- the rplV gene encoding 50S ribosomal protein L22, with translation MAVENRDYYKEGERGFAAPVEARAVWRKARMSASKVRLVIDLIRGKHVEEALAILANCPRKAAKMIEKVLKSAIANAEQKGLDVDSLFVKKAYVDEGPTMKRVKPRAMGRANVIRRRTCHITVVVGEKESK, from the coding sequence ATGGCTGTTGAGAACAGAGACTACTATAAAGAAGGTGAAAGAGGCTTTGCCGCTCCTGTTGAGGCAAGAGCCGTTTGGAGAAAGGCAAGAATGTCAGCCTCTAAAGTAAGGCTTGTTATCGATCTTATAAGAGGCAAGCATGTTGAAGAGGCTCTTGCCATACTTGCTAACTGCCCGAGAAAAGCGGCAAAGATGATTGAAAAGGTTCTCAAAAGTGCTATAGCTAACGCTGAGCAGAAGGGACTTGACGTAGATTCTCTCTTTGTTAAAAAGGCCTATGTTGACGAAGGCCCTACAATGAAGAGGGTTAAACCTCGTGCTATGGGTAGAGCAAACGTTATCAGAAGAAGAACCTGCCACATTACAGTTGTGGTAGGAGAAAAAGAATCAAAATAA